Proteins encoded within one genomic window of Parcubacteria group bacterium CG10_big_fil_rev_8_21_14_0_10_36_14:
- a CDS encoding co-chaperone GroES encodes MLKPLNDRVLVKPLKNEEKTAGGIILPDTVEKERSEKGEVIAVGPGRMLETGQRASMSVAVGNKVLFKKYSPEEIKVDGEEYLVLDERDILAIIE; translated from the coding sequence ATGTTAAAACCTCTAAATGATAGGGTTTTGGTAAAACCTTTAAAAAATGAAGAAAAAACAGCCGGTGGTATTATTTTGCCGGATACTGTAGAAAAAGAACGCTCAGAAAAGGGCGAAGTTATTGCTGTTGGTCCGGGACGTATGTTGGAAACCGGCCAGCGCGCGTCAATGTCTGTCGCAGTCGGCAATAAAGTTTTATTTAAAAAATATTCACCGGAAGAAATTAAAGTTGATGGCGAGGAATATCTGGTTTTAGACGAGCGAGATATTCTTGCTATTATTGAATAA